Proteins from a genomic interval of Gossypium hirsutum isolate 1008001.06 chromosome A09, Gossypium_hirsutum_v2.1, whole genome shotgun sequence:
- the LOC107892122 gene encoding ABC transporter B family member 26, chloroplastic isoform X4, with product MPISLSSSPSYSVLNLKTRLHSPLYLTTVKRHRLWSPTPTKNYNADFQEILPGKYSGHLGAVQVRGSWWNLPGVQASESSTAKPVTVSMALKRIWGLIGDDNWIVFLALGALFIAAVSEISMPRILAASVFSANSGESAAFSRSSRMLILLLIISGICSGLRSGCFAMANTILVKRLRRSLYAYLVFQDISFFDMETVGSLTSRLGSDCQRLSHVIGNDIHLIIRNAIQGTGALINLLTLSWPLTLPTLIICSVLAIIFSIYGRYQKRAAKLMQEFNACANNVAQETLSLMRTVRAYGTEGEEVERYKRWLDELAFVSIRESAAYGLWSMSFLTLYRFTQVLAVLLGGICIMNSQLSPEQLTKYILYCEWLIYATWRVVDNSSSLLQSIGACEKVFHLMDLLPTDQFLSQGVKLQRLMGNIQFVNVSFHYPSRISVPILDRLNLAIQANEVVAIVGLSGSGKSTIVNLLLRLYQPVSGQIYMDGLPLDELDIRWLREKIGFVGQEPDLFNMDIKSNIKYGCPREVKDEDIEWAAKQAHAHEFISSLPHGYQTIVDNDLLSGGQRQRIAIARAMLPDPAILVLDEATSALDAESEHYLKGVFHGLRNESRSKRTIILIAHRLSTIKTADRIVVMDKGQIIEMGDHTELLQKGGLYSRLIGAQAKSMA from the exons ATGCCCATCTCTCTTTCATCTTCCCCCTCTTACTCTGTTCTCAACCTAAAAACCAGACTCCACTCTCCGCTCTATCTCACGACAGTGAAACGACACCGTCTCTGGTCTCCAACTCCAACCAAAAATTACAATGCCGATTTCCAAGAAATTCTTCCCGGAAAATATTCCGGTCATTTGGGAGCCGTCCAGGTACGTGGCAGCTGGTGGAACCTTCCTGGTGTCCAAGCTTCGGAATCCTCTACGGCGAAGCCTGTTACTGTTTCGATGGCTCTTAAGCGAATATGGGGTTTGATCGGAGACGATAATTGGATTGTTTTTCTCGCGCTCGGTGCTTTGTTCATCGCTGCT GTTTCGGAGATTTCGATGCCTAGGATATTGGCGGCGTCGGTATTTTCTGCTAACAGTGGTGAGTCCGCAGCGTTTTCTAGAAGCTCGCGGATGTTGATTTTACTGTTAATTATCTCAGGAATTTGCAG TGGCTTGCGAAGTGGCTGCTTTGCCATGGCAAATACAATCTTG GTTAAGCGTCTTAGGCGAAGCTTATATGCATATCTTGTTTTTCAG GATATATCCTTTTTTGACATGGAAACAGTTGGTAGTTTGACGAGTAGGCTTGGATCAGATTGTCAACGGCTCTCTCATGTTATTGGGAATGATATCCATCTGATAATCCGCAATGCtattcag GGAACAGGTGCTTTGATAAATTTACTGACTTTATCTTGGCCACTTACATTACCAACTTTGATTATATGCTCTGTTCTTGCtataatattttccatttatGGCCG GTACCAAAAGAGAGCTGCAAAGTTAATGCAAGAGTTCAATGCATGTGCCAACAAT GTTGCACAAGAAACACTTTCTTTGATGAGAACTGTCCGGGCTTATGGAACAGAAGGAGAAGAAGTTGAAAG GTACAAGCGGTGGCTGGATGAATTGGCTTTTGTAAGCATTCGAGAGAGTGCAGCTTATGGATTGTGGAGTATGAGTTTTCTCACCCTTTACCGTTTTACACAG GTTCTTGCGGTGCTTTTAGGAGGAATCTGCATCATGAATTCACAACTATCACCTGAACAGCTTACTAAGTACATATTATACTGTGAGTGGTTGATTTATGCTACTTGGAGGGTCGTAGACAACTCATCATCACTATTGCAGTCCATTGGAGCATGTGAAAAGGTTTTCCATTTAATGGATCTCTTGCCTACTGATCAGTTCTTATCACAAG GAGTGAAGCTGCAGAGACTAATGGGGAATATACAGTTTGTGAATGTATCTTTTCACTACCCTTCAAGGATCTCA GTACCTATACTAGATCGTCTAAACCTTGCTATACAAGCCAACGAAGTGGTTGCAATT GTTGGTTTAAGTGGTAGTGGAAAAAGCACAATAGTGAATCTCCTGCTACGTCTCTATCAGCCAGTTAGTGGTCAG ATATACATGGATGGTCTCCCACTCGATGAGTTGGACATCAGGTGGCTGAGAGAAAAGATTGGATTTGTTGGACAG GAACCCGATTTGTTTAATATGGATATCAAGTCCAACATTAAATACGGTTGCCCTAGAGAAGTTAAAGATGAAGATATAGAATGGGCTGCAAAGCAAGCCCATGCGCATGAATTTATTTCATCTCTTCCTCATGGTTATCAAACAATTGTTGATAATGATTTGCTCAGTGGTGGACAAAGGCAACGAATTGCTATTGCTAGGGCGATGCTCCCTGATCCTGCAATTCTTGTCCTGGATGAAGCCACCAGTGCGCTAGATGCGGAAAGTGAGCACTATCTCAAA GGGGTTTTTCATGGACTCAGAAATGAGAGTAGATCAAAAAGAACAATCATTCTTATAGCACATAG GTTGTCTACCATTAAGACCGCTGACAGAATTGTTGTAATGGACAAGGGTCAAATCATCGAG ATGGGTGACCACACTGAGCTTCTACAGAAGGGTGGGTTGTACTCTCGATTAATCGGTGCCCAAGCCAAATCCATGGCTTGA
- the LOC107892122 gene encoding ABC transporter B family member 26, chloroplastic isoform X7: MPISLSSSPSYSVLNLKTRLHSPLYLTTVKRHRLWSPTPTKNYNADFQEILPGKYSGHLGAVQVRGSWWNLPGVQASESSTAKPVTVSMALKRIWGLIGDDNWIVFLALGALFIAAVSEISMPRILAASVFSANSGESAAFSRSSRMLILLLIISGICSGLRSGCFAMANTILVKRLRRSLYAYLVFQDISFFDMETVGSLTSRLGSDCQRLSHVIGNDIHLIIRNAIQGTGALINLLTLSWPLTLPTLIICSVLAIIFSIYGRYQKRAAKLMQEFNACANNVAQETLSLMRTVRAYGTEGEEVERYKRWLDELAFVSIRESAAYGLWSMSFLTLYRFTQVLAVLLGGICIMNSQLSPEQLTKYILYCEWLIYATWRVVDNSSSLLQSIGACEKVFHLMDLLPTDQFLSQGVKLQRLMGNIQFVNVSFHYPSRISQVPILDRLNLAIQANEVVAIVGLSGSGKSTIVNLLLRLYQPVSGQVSFVLLIYYVSPYHHTGSMTAVCWQIYMDGLPLDELDIRWLREKIGFVGQSGTRFV, from the exons ATGCCCATCTCTCTTTCATCTTCCCCCTCTTACTCTGTTCTCAACCTAAAAACCAGACTCCACTCTCCGCTCTATCTCACGACAGTGAAACGACACCGTCTCTGGTCTCCAACTCCAACCAAAAATTACAATGCCGATTTCCAAGAAATTCTTCCCGGAAAATATTCCGGTCATTTGGGAGCCGTCCAGGTACGTGGCAGCTGGTGGAACCTTCCTGGTGTCCAAGCTTCGGAATCCTCTACGGCGAAGCCTGTTACTGTTTCGATGGCTCTTAAGCGAATATGGGGTTTGATCGGAGACGATAATTGGATTGTTTTTCTCGCGCTCGGTGCTTTGTTCATCGCTGCT GTTTCGGAGATTTCGATGCCTAGGATATTGGCGGCGTCGGTATTTTCTGCTAACAGTGGTGAGTCCGCAGCGTTTTCTAGAAGCTCGCGGATGTTGATTTTACTGTTAATTATCTCAGGAATTTGCAG TGGCTTGCGAAGTGGCTGCTTTGCCATGGCAAATACAATCTTG GTTAAGCGTCTTAGGCGAAGCTTATATGCATATCTTGTTTTTCAG GATATATCCTTTTTTGACATGGAAACAGTTGGTAGTTTGACGAGTAGGCTTGGATCAGATTGTCAACGGCTCTCTCATGTTATTGGGAATGATATCCATCTGATAATCCGCAATGCtattcag GGAACAGGTGCTTTGATAAATTTACTGACTTTATCTTGGCCACTTACATTACCAACTTTGATTATATGCTCTGTTCTTGCtataatattttccatttatGGCCG GTACCAAAAGAGAGCTGCAAAGTTAATGCAAGAGTTCAATGCATGTGCCAACAAT GTTGCACAAGAAACACTTTCTTTGATGAGAACTGTCCGGGCTTATGGAACAGAAGGAGAAGAAGTTGAAAG GTACAAGCGGTGGCTGGATGAATTGGCTTTTGTAAGCATTCGAGAGAGTGCAGCTTATGGATTGTGGAGTATGAGTTTTCTCACCCTTTACCGTTTTACACAG GTTCTTGCGGTGCTTTTAGGAGGAATCTGCATCATGAATTCACAACTATCACCTGAACAGCTTACTAAGTACATATTATACTGTGAGTGGTTGATTTATGCTACTTGGAGGGTCGTAGACAACTCATCATCACTATTGCAGTCCATTGGAGCATGTGAAAAGGTTTTCCATTTAATGGATCTCTTGCCTACTGATCAGTTCTTATCACAAG GAGTGAAGCTGCAGAGACTAATGGGGAATATACAGTTTGTGAATGTATCTTTTCACTACCCTTCAAGGATCTCA CAGGTACCTATACTAGATCGTCTAAACCTTGCTATACAAGCCAACGAAGTGGTTGCAATT GTTGGTTTAAGTGGTAGTGGAAAAAGCACAATAGTGAATCTCCTGCTACGTCTCTATCAGCCAGTTAGTGGTCAGGTTAGCTTTGTCCTTCTCATATATTATGTTTCTCCATATCATCATACTGGTTCAATGACTGCTGTGTGTTGGCAG ATATACATGGATGGTCTCCCACTCGATGAGTTGGACATCAGGTGGCTGAGAGAAAAGATTGGATTTGTTGGACAG TCAGGAACCCGATTTGTTTAA
- the LOC107892122 gene encoding ABC transporter B family member 26, chloroplastic isoform X1, translated as MPISLSSSPSYSVLNLKTRLHSPLYLTTVKRHRLWSPTPTKNYNADFQEILPGKYSGHLGAVQVRGSWWNLPGVQASESSTAKPVTVSMALKRIWGLIGDDNWIVFLALGALFIAAVSEISMPRILAASVFSANSGESAAFSRSSRMLILLLIISGICSGLRSGCFAMANTILVKRLRRSLYAYLVFQDISFFDMETVGSLTSRLGSDCQRLSHVIGNDIHLIIRNAIQGTGALINLLTLSWPLTLPTLIICSVLAIIFSIYGRYQKRAAKLMQEFNACANNVAQETLSLMRTVRAYGTEGEEVERYKRWLDELAFVSIRESAAYGLWSMSFLTLYRFTQVLAVLLGGICIMNSQLSPEQLTKYILYCEWLIYATWRVVDNSSSLLQSIGACEKVFHLMDLLPTDQFLSQGVKLQRLMGNIQFVNVSFHYPSRISQVPILDRLNLAIQANEVVAIVGLSGSGKSTIVNLLLRLYQPVSGQVSFVLLIYYVSPYHHTGSMTAVCWQIYMDGLPLDELDIRWLREKIGFVGQEPDLFNMDIKSNIKYGCPREVKDEDIEWAAKQAHAHEFISSLPHGYQTIVDNDLLSGGQRQRIAIARAMLPDPAILVLDEATSALDAESEHYLKGVFHGLRNESRSKRTIILIAHRLSTIKTADRIVVMDKGQIIEMGDHTELLQKGGLYSRLIGAQAKSMA; from the exons ATGCCCATCTCTCTTTCATCTTCCCCCTCTTACTCTGTTCTCAACCTAAAAACCAGACTCCACTCTCCGCTCTATCTCACGACAGTGAAACGACACCGTCTCTGGTCTCCAACTCCAACCAAAAATTACAATGCCGATTTCCAAGAAATTCTTCCCGGAAAATATTCCGGTCATTTGGGAGCCGTCCAGGTACGTGGCAGCTGGTGGAACCTTCCTGGTGTCCAAGCTTCGGAATCCTCTACGGCGAAGCCTGTTACTGTTTCGATGGCTCTTAAGCGAATATGGGGTTTGATCGGAGACGATAATTGGATTGTTTTTCTCGCGCTCGGTGCTTTGTTCATCGCTGCT GTTTCGGAGATTTCGATGCCTAGGATATTGGCGGCGTCGGTATTTTCTGCTAACAGTGGTGAGTCCGCAGCGTTTTCTAGAAGCTCGCGGATGTTGATTTTACTGTTAATTATCTCAGGAATTTGCAG TGGCTTGCGAAGTGGCTGCTTTGCCATGGCAAATACAATCTTG GTTAAGCGTCTTAGGCGAAGCTTATATGCATATCTTGTTTTTCAG GATATATCCTTTTTTGACATGGAAACAGTTGGTAGTTTGACGAGTAGGCTTGGATCAGATTGTCAACGGCTCTCTCATGTTATTGGGAATGATATCCATCTGATAATCCGCAATGCtattcag GGAACAGGTGCTTTGATAAATTTACTGACTTTATCTTGGCCACTTACATTACCAACTTTGATTATATGCTCTGTTCTTGCtataatattttccatttatGGCCG GTACCAAAAGAGAGCTGCAAAGTTAATGCAAGAGTTCAATGCATGTGCCAACAAT GTTGCACAAGAAACACTTTCTTTGATGAGAACTGTCCGGGCTTATGGAACAGAAGGAGAAGAAGTTGAAAG GTACAAGCGGTGGCTGGATGAATTGGCTTTTGTAAGCATTCGAGAGAGTGCAGCTTATGGATTGTGGAGTATGAGTTTTCTCACCCTTTACCGTTTTACACAG GTTCTTGCGGTGCTTTTAGGAGGAATCTGCATCATGAATTCACAACTATCACCTGAACAGCTTACTAAGTACATATTATACTGTGAGTGGTTGATTTATGCTACTTGGAGGGTCGTAGACAACTCATCATCACTATTGCAGTCCATTGGAGCATGTGAAAAGGTTTTCCATTTAATGGATCTCTTGCCTACTGATCAGTTCTTATCACAAG GAGTGAAGCTGCAGAGACTAATGGGGAATATACAGTTTGTGAATGTATCTTTTCACTACCCTTCAAGGATCTCA CAGGTACCTATACTAGATCGTCTAAACCTTGCTATACAAGCCAACGAAGTGGTTGCAATT GTTGGTTTAAGTGGTAGTGGAAAAAGCACAATAGTGAATCTCCTGCTACGTCTCTATCAGCCAGTTAGTGGTCAGGTTAGCTTTGTCCTTCTCATATATTATGTTTCTCCATATCATCATACTGGTTCAATGACTGCTGTGTGTTGGCAG ATATACATGGATGGTCTCCCACTCGATGAGTTGGACATCAGGTGGCTGAGAGAAAAGATTGGATTTGTTGGACAG GAACCCGATTTGTTTAATATGGATATCAAGTCCAACATTAAATACGGTTGCCCTAGAGAAGTTAAAGATGAAGATATAGAATGGGCTGCAAAGCAAGCCCATGCGCATGAATTTATTTCATCTCTTCCTCATGGTTATCAAACAATTGTTGATAATGATTTGCTCAGTGGTGGACAAAGGCAACGAATTGCTATTGCTAGGGCGATGCTCCCTGATCCTGCAATTCTTGTCCTGGATGAAGCCACCAGTGCGCTAGATGCGGAAAGTGAGCACTATCTCAAA GGGGTTTTTCATGGACTCAGAAATGAGAGTAGATCAAAAAGAACAATCATTCTTATAGCACATAG GTTGTCTACCATTAAGACCGCTGACAGAATTGTTGTAATGGACAAGGGTCAAATCATCGAG ATGGGTGACCACACTGAGCTTCTACAGAAGGGTGGGTTGTACTCTCGATTAATCGGTGCCCAAGCCAAATCCATGGCTTGA
- the LOC107892122 gene encoding ABC transporter B family member 26, chloroplastic isoform X2, with translation MPISLSSSPSYSVLNLKTRLHSPLYLTTVKRHRLWSPTPTKNYNADFQEILPGKYSGHLGAVQVRGSWWNLPGVQASESSTAKPVTVSMALKRIWGLIGDDNWIVFLALGALFIAAVSEISMPRILAASVFSANSGESAAFSRSSRMLILLLIISGICSGLRSGCFAMANTILVKRLRRSLYAYLVFQDISFFDMETVGSLTSRLGSDCQRLSHVIGNDIHLIIRNAIQGTGALINLLTLSWPLTLPTLIICSVLAIIFSIYGRYQKRAAKLMQEFNACANNVAQETLSLMRTVRAYGTEGEEVERYKRWLDELAFVSIRESAAYGLWSMSFLTLYRFTQVLAVLLGGICIMNSQLSPEQLTKYILYCEWLIYATWRVVDNSSSLLQSIGACEKVFHLMDLLPTDQFLSQGVKLQRLMGNIQFVNVSFHYPSRISVPILDRLNLAIQANEVVAIVGLSGSGKSTIVNLLLRLYQPVSGQVSFVLLIYYVSPYHHTGSMTAVCWQIYMDGLPLDELDIRWLREKIGFVGQEPDLFNMDIKSNIKYGCPREVKDEDIEWAAKQAHAHEFISSLPHGYQTIVDNDLLSGGQRQRIAIARAMLPDPAILVLDEATSALDAESEHYLKGVFHGLRNESRSKRTIILIAHRLSTIKTADRIVVMDKGQIIEMGDHTELLQKGGLYSRLIGAQAKSMA, from the exons ATGCCCATCTCTCTTTCATCTTCCCCCTCTTACTCTGTTCTCAACCTAAAAACCAGACTCCACTCTCCGCTCTATCTCACGACAGTGAAACGACACCGTCTCTGGTCTCCAACTCCAACCAAAAATTACAATGCCGATTTCCAAGAAATTCTTCCCGGAAAATATTCCGGTCATTTGGGAGCCGTCCAGGTACGTGGCAGCTGGTGGAACCTTCCTGGTGTCCAAGCTTCGGAATCCTCTACGGCGAAGCCTGTTACTGTTTCGATGGCTCTTAAGCGAATATGGGGTTTGATCGGAGACGATAATTGGATTGTTTTTCTCGCGCTCGGTGCTTTGTTCATCGCTGCT GTTTCGGAGATTTCGATGCCTAGGATATTGGCGGCGTCGGTATTTTCTGCTAACAGTGGTGAGTCCGCAGCGTTTTCTAGAAGCTCGCGGATGTTGATTTTACTGTTAATTATCTCAGGAATTTGCAG TGGCTTGCGAAGTGGCTGCTTTGCCATGGCAAATACAATCTTG GTTAAGCGTCTTAGGCGAAGCTTATATGCATATCTTGTTTTTCAG GATATATCCTTTTTTGACATGGAAACAGTTGGTAGTTTGACGAGTAGGCTTGGATCAGATTGTCAACGGCTCTCTCATGTTATTGGGAATGATATCCATCTGATAATCCGCAATGCtattcag GGAACAGGTGCTTTGATAAATTTACTGACTTTATCTTGGCCACTTACATTACCAACTTTGATTATATGCTCTGTTCTTGCtataatattttccatttatGGCCG GTACCAAAAGAGAGCTGCAAAGTTAATGCAAGAGTTCAATGCATGTGCCAACAAT GTTGCACAAGAAACACTTTCTTTGATGAGAACTGTCCGGGCTTATGGAACAGAAGGAGAAGAAGTTGAAAG GTACAAGCGGTGGCTGGATGAATTGGCTTTTGTAAGCATTCGAGAGAGTGCAGCTTATGGATTGTGGAGTATGAGTTTTCTCACCCTTTACCGTTTTACACAG GTTCTTGCGGTGCTTTTAGGAGGAATCTGCATCATGAATTCACAACTATCACCTGAACAGCTTACTAAGTACATATTATACTGTGAGTGGTTGATTTATGCTACTTGGAGGGTCGTAGACAACTCATCATCACTATTGCAGTCCATTGGAGCATGTGAAAAGGTTTTCCATTTAATGGATCTCTTGCCTACTGATCAGTTCTTATCACAAG GAGTGAAGCTGCAGAGACTAATGGGGAATATACAGTTTGTGAATGTATCTTTTCACTACCCTTCAAGGATCTCA GTACCTATACTAGATCGTCTAAACCTTGCTATACAAGCCAACGAAGTGGTTGCAATT GTTGGTTTAAGTGGTAGTGGAAAAAGCACAATAGTGAATCTCCTGCTACGTCTCTATCAGCCAGTTAGTGGTCAGGTTAGCTTTGTCCTTCTCATATATTATGTTTCTCCATATCATCATACTGGTTCAATGACTGCTGTGTGTTGGCAG ATATACATGGATGGTCTCCCACTCGATGAGTTGGACATCAGGTGGCTGAGAGAAAAGATTGGATTTGTTGGACAG GAACCCGATTTGTTTAATATGGATATCAAGTCCAACATTAAATACGGTTGCCCTAGAGAAGTTAAAGATGAAGATATAGAATGGGCTGCAAAGCAAGCCCATGCGCATGAATTTATTTCATCTCTTCCTCATGGTTATCAAACAATTGTTGATAATGATTTGCTCAGTGGTGGACAAAGGCAACGAATTGCTATTGCTAGGGCGATGCTCCCTGATCCTGCAATTCTTGTCCTGGATGAAGCCACCAGTGCGCTAGATGCGGAAAGTGAGCACTATCTCAAA GGGGTTTTTCATGGACTCAGAAATGAGAGTAGATCAAAAAGAACAATCATTCTTATAGCACATAG GTTGTCTACCATTAAGACCGCTGACAGAATTGTTGTAATGGACAAGGGTCAAATCATCGAG ATGGGTGACCACACTGAGCTTCTACAGAAGGGTGGGTTGTACTCTCGATTAATCGGTGCCCAAGCCAAATCCATGGCTTGA
- the LOC107892122 gene encoding ABC transporter B family member 26, chloroplastic isoform X3, with protein sequence MPISLSSSPSYSVLNLKTRLHSPLYLTTVKRHRLWSPTPTKNYNADFQEILPGKYSGHLGAVQVRGSWWNLPGVQASESSTAKPVTVSMALKRIWGLIGDDNWIVFLALGALFIAAVSEISMPRILAASVFSANSGESAAFSRSSRMLILLLIISGICSGLRSGCFAMANTILVKRLRRSLYAYLVFQDISFFDMETVGSLTSRLGSDCQRLSHVIGNDIHLIIRNAIQGTGALINLLTLSWPLTLPTLIICSVLAIIFSIYGRYQKRAAKLMQEFNACANNVAQETLSLMRTVRAYGTEGEEVERYKRWLDELAFVSIRESAAYGLWSMSFLTLYRFTQVLAVLLGGICIMNSQLSPEQLTKYILYCEWLIYATWRVVDNSSSLLQSIGACEKVFHLMDLLPTDQFLSQGVKLQRLMGNIQFVNVSFHYPSRISQVPILDRLNLAIQANEVVAIVGLSGSGKSTIVNLLLRLYQPVSGQIYMDGLPLDELDIRWLREKIGFVGQEPDLFNMDIKSNIKYGCPREVKDEDIEWAAKQAHAHEFISSLPHGYQTIVDNDLLSGGQRQRIAIARAMLPDPAILVLDEATSALDAESEHYLKGVFHGLRNESRSKRTIILIAHRLSTIKTADRIVVMDKGQIIEMGDHTELLQKGGLYSRLIGAQAKSMA encoded by the exons ATGCCCATCTCTCTTTCATCTTCCCCCTCTTACTCTGTTCTCAACCTAAAAACCAGACTCCACTCTCCGCTCTATCTCACGACAGTGAAACGACACCGTCTCTGGTCTCCAACTCCAACCAAAAATTACAATGCCGATTTCCAAGAAATTCTTCCCGGAAAATATTCCGGTCATTTGGGAGCCGTCCAGGTACGTGGCAGCTGGTGGAACCTTCCTGGTGTCCAAGCTTCGGAATCCTCTACGGCGAAGCCTGTTACTGTTTCGATGGCTCTTAAGCGAATATGGGGTTTGATCGGAGACGATAATTGGATTGTTTTTCTCGCGCTCGGTGCTTTGTTCATCGCTGCT GTTTCGGAGATTTCGATGCCTAGGATATTGGCGGCGTCGGTATTTTCTGCTAACAGTGGTGAGTCCGCAGCGTTTTCTAGAAGCTCGCGGATGTTGATTTTACTGTTAATTATCTCAGGAATTTGCAG TGGCTTGCGAAGTGGCTGCTTTGCCATGGCAAATACAATCTTG GTTAAGCGTCTTAGGCGAAGCTTATATGCATATCTTGTTTTTCAG GATATATCCTTTTTTGACATGGAAACAGTTGGTAGTTTGACGAGTAGGCTTGGATCAGATTGTCAACGGCTCTCTCATGTTATTGGGAATGATATCCATCTGATAATCCGCAATGCtattcag GGAACAGGTGCTTTGATAAATTTACTGACTTTATCTTGGCCACTTACATTACCAACTTTGATTATATGCTCTGTTCTTGCtataatattttccatttatGGCCG GTACCAAAAGAGAGCTGCAAAGTTAATGCAAGAGTTCAATGCATGTGCCAACAAT GTTGCACAAGAAACACTTTCTTTGATGAGAACTGTCCGGGCTTATGGAACAGAAGGAGAAGAAGTTGAAAG GTACAAGCGGTGGCTGGATGAATTGGCTTTTGTAAGCATTCGAGAGAGTGCAGCTTATGGATTGTGGAGTATGAGTTTTCTCACCCTTTACCGTTTTACACAG GTTCTTGCGGTGCTTTTAGGAGGAATCTGCATCATGAATTCACAACTATCACCTGAACAGCTTACTAAGTACATATTATACTGTGAGTGGTTGATTTATGCTACTTGGAGGGTCGTAGACAACTCATCATCACTATTGCAGTCCATTGGAGCATGTGAAAAGGTTTTCCATTTAATGGATCTCTTGCCTACTGATCAGTTCTTATCACAAG GAGTGAAGCTGCAGAGACTAATGGGGAATATACAGTTTGTGAATGTATCTTTTCACTACCCTTCAAGGATCTCA CAGGTACCTATACTAGATCGTCTAAACCTTGCTATACAAGCCAACGAAGTGGTTGCAATT GTTGGTTTAAGTGGTAGTGGAAAAAGCACAATAGTGAATCTCCTGCTACGTCTCTATCAGCCAGTTAGTGGTCAG ATATACATGGATGGTCTCCCACTCGATGAGTTGGACATCAGGTGGCTGAGAGAAAAGATTGGATTTGTTGGACAG GAACCCGATTTGTTTAATATGGATATCAAGTCCAACATTAAATACGGTTGCCCTAGAGAAGTTAAAGATGAAGATATAGAATGGGCTGCAAAGCAAGCCCATGCGCATGAATTTATTTCATCTCTTCCTCATGGTTATCAAACAATTGTTGATAATGATTTGCTCAGTGGTGGACAAAGGCAACGAATTGCTATTGCTAGGGCGATGCTCCCTGATCCTGCAATTCTTGTCCTGGATGAAGCCACCAGTGCGCTAGATGCGGAAAGTGAGCACTATCTCAAA GGGGTTTTTCATGGACTCAGAAATGAGAGTAGATCAAAAAGAACAATCATTCTTATAGCACATAG GTTGTCTACCATTAAGACCGCTGACAGAATTGTTGTAATGGACAAGGGTCAAATCATCGAG ATGGGTGACCACACTGAGCTTCTACAGAAGGGTGGGTTGTACTCTCGATTAATCGGTGCCCAAGCCAAATCCATGGCTTGA